The following is a genomic window from Rhodothermia bacterium.
CAAACCCAAAAGCAATAGCTTGCCAGAGACGAGAAGTAAAGCGATTAACGCCGTCCTTCAGGGCGGAGGCATCAAGCAAGAACTACACATAATGCAATACTAACTCCGTCCTTCAGGGCGGAGTAGTCGGCTCCGAATAGCATTGGGCTTTAGCCCTGAACGATGGCAAAAGGTGTATGCTGTGCGCTGGAAATGGATTTCTACGAAGATGCCACCCCTACGGGGCTTTTCTGTTCGTTTGGTGACGGCATTCTACGAAGATGCCACCCCTACGGGGCTTTTCTGTTCGTTTGGTGACGGCATTCTACGAAGATGCCACCCCTACGGGGCTTTTCTGTTCGTTTGGTGACGGCATTCTACGAAGATGTCGCTCGCTGGGGCTGTGCTTGGTCATGGCTAAAGCCGAAGGTGATATCCGTTGCACGCAACCCCACGCTGAAGCATGGGGTTAATATGATGCCGGAGAACAGGTGGCAACGCCGTCCTTGAGGGCGAGGATGAACGCAACCCAAAAGCAATAGCTTGCCAGAGACGAGAAGTAAAGCGATTAACGCCTTCGGTTAGGGCGGAGTAGTCGGCGTACAAACCCAAAAGCAATAGCTTGGAAGAGATGAAAAGCCAAACAAGGCATTAACTCCGTCCTTCAGGGCGGAGTAGTAGGCCCCGAATAGCATTGGGCTTTAGCCCTGAACGATGGCAAAAGGTGTATGCCGTGCGCTGAAAACGGGTTTCTACGAAGATGTCGCTCGCTGGGGCTGTGCGTTGTCATGGCTAAAGCCGAAGGTTGTTATCCGTTGCACGCAACCCCACGCTGAAGCATGGGGTTAAAATAATGCCGGAGAACAGGTGGCAACGCCGCTCGTCTGAATGGAGATATGAACAACCAAAAGCAATAGCTTGCCAGAGACGAGAAGTATAGCGATTAACTCCGTCCTTCAGGGCGGAGGCATCAAGCAAGAACTACACATAATGCGATATTAACTCCGTCCTTCAGGGCGGAGTAGTCGGCGTACAAACCCAAAAGTAATAGCTCGCCAGAGACGAGAAGTAAAGCGATTAACTCCGTCCTTCAGGGCGGAGTAGTCGGCTCCGAATAGCATTGGGCTTTAGCCCTGAACGATGGCAAAAGGTGTATGCCGTGCGCTGGAAACGGGTTTCGACGAAGATGTCACCCCGCTGGGGCTTTTCTGTTCGTTTGGGAACGGCATTCTACGAAGATGCCACCCCTACGGGGCTTTTCTGTTCGTTTGGTGACGGCATTCTACGAAGATGTCACCCCTACGGGGCTTTTCTGTTCGTTTGATGATGGCATTCTACGAAGATGTCGCCCCTACGGGGCTGTGCTTAGTCATGGCTAAAGCCGAAGGTGTTATCCGTTCCACGCAACCCCACGCTGAAGCATGGGGTTAAGGCCGCCGGCGGCCTTCAGCTGTGCGCCGCCAATGATTTTTCGTCGTAGGAAGATACCGACCCGAAGGGGCTGGGTGGTGCGTTTACAGCGTTTGGCTGCACATTGATTACCACCGTGATCAACTGCCGCGCTTATTCCTCATGGCATTCAGGCACGTAAGACCTTCGGGTGGATGATCTATAAATTGCTGATACTGGCCGCCACCCAAGGCAACCAAAGCCGCATGTCCGGTTTTATTGAAGTGAATCCCCCAACCAAATTGTTTTGCTAAAGGTGAGGTGCGTAAACAAGCCATAGGTTTATCGAAGAAGACCTCGCGCAATTCCGCTTTTTCTTGCTCAGAGAGTACTTCGGCCAAACCCTTGTGCCGGAGATGTGTCTCAAACAAAATGTCTTCTTGGGTATAGGCATATGGCGCTTCTGCCAAGAGTTCGTATTGGATGCTGGCAATTGTGGGTTTTCCATTGTGCAACAAAGGTGCTTGTGCCACCGAACTTGGACAATCTGGCGCCACCTTGATAAAGGTATGGTAATAGTTTATGTCGTGCATAATGTTATTCCCCGCACGCAAAGGGTATTTTTTTGGTGAGTGTAGAAATGGTTTTACTACCGCTGCTCAAGGAGGCTGTAACACTTATCGGATCACAACCCGTATCATTCAATAAAAACAATAGTTTATATGCTGAATTGTTGCCAATCACCGAAAAGGTACGTTTTTCGGTTTTGATGACTTTGCCGCCCGCCCGCGCCGTGAATTGTATCGTTTGATCTTTGTTGGATGCCCCTTTTGCCGAAATGGTGACCACTACAAGGGTTTGATGCGAATAGCCCTCTGCCGAACCTTCGCCGATGATGGTATTCCAAAGCGAGATATCCGGATTGTCTATGACATTTTCGGAGAGACCACCCACCACATTGGCACCGTTCATCTCTTTGTTTTCGTTATAGAACAACCGCGCTTCGATGGTACTGATTTTGGATTGCCCCCACGCCATTTGAAGCATAGCGGAAAGGCACACAGCCATGAGGCCAAGACTAATTTTTTTCATGATGTTTCAGGTGTATAAAGTGGAGAATAGAAGGTTTGCCGTATTACGCGCCCAGCATCCACCAACCATACCAGAGTGCCAAGGTGGGAATAAAAGAGAGGCTAAGCTGAACGATGAAAGGTTTGAGCGGGGGCGAAAATTCGGGAATGGAGGTAAACCGACGAATCCGCAACAACCGATCGAAGGCGAACCACGTCAGAAAATGGTTAATCGGGCAAATAGGGCACAAAACAGGCATCTTGACCAGTAGGTGGAGGAAGAACAGGGTAAAGGGTACGGCCATTAAAAACCCCAACGCCAATACATTGTATGCCCAACGCCGATAAACCAAATCCAATCTTGGAAAAAGGGCAAACCAAACTGTTACCCAAACAAAAAACCCAAACCCCAAATACGCATTCGGCAGGCCAAAATACTGCGCCTCGGCAGATTGCAAAACCGCATCGCAATCTACTTTTTCCGAAATTGAACAAAACCCCGTACCCGGAATGGCTTGACCCGTTTCTAACACCGTAAAACGCCACGTCAGCCAACCCGTATTGAGCAGGATCAGGAGCATGAGCATCCAGAAGACTCGCTCTGCCCAATAATAGATGGGAGGTTGTAAACGCTGGACTGAGGGCATTGCGGTTTCCATAGAGGAGATATTCCTTTCGGTTATGACGACCAATTGACGGTTATGACGACCAATTGACGGTTATGACGACCAATTGACGGTTATGACGACCAATTGACTTAACTTTTATATGAAATTGTTTTTTTAGGCCTTACACATCACCGGACTTCTTACTGCCTATATCTATAATTTACCATCCGAAAGGTGACAATCAAAGTAGGCCTCGTTTTTTCGTCCCCTATAGTTTTAGGAAATGATCCTATATGAGCGGAGTAATTTGACGCTTGGGCAAGCGCAGGGCTGAACTTGCTTGCGACACACTAAATTGGTGTTACAAGCAACAATATACGGCTTCACAGCACCGTTTGACACTATTCTTGGGGTGTTTGATCGCCCGCGACCACACTCTTTCTTGTTCCCCAATCATCAAAAAAACTGTAAAATCCAATACGATAAAAACAGGTTTAGATGGTGGATTACGAGCCAGATCTCCTTTATTACCAAGCGCAGTGCTTTTTCAAAAGGGTTTTACGATTTGTAATCCGCCAATGGTTTAATCGCAAAATAATATTCCTTGGGCTTTCAGATAATAAATCAAAGTCATCTTTATTATAAACGAACCGTAAAGAAACAATTTCAGATCTTTTTTTTTATGGATTTGTATTGTTAATTTAATAGATAAATGCTTATATTCTACGCACTTATTACGCAAGGCTTATCCAATACAAGGCGATGGGCCTGTTTTCAAACCTTTAATTAATTCTTATACAACATGTTAAGCACAAAAGGAATTGTAGGCATTGCCTCTCTTGAAGACCTCAAAAACATGACCGAACACATCGTAAATGAAGTGGTTAGCTCAAATGATGCCGTTTTGGTAGATGATGCTGGTGTCGTTGTGGTCAGCCGCCAAACCTATAACAAACTTATTGGCGCTAAAAAAGCGAGCACGGGCACGGGGCGTCGTGGTCGTCCGAAAAAAGTTGTTGAAGTGACCGAAGGTTAATTCGGCTGAATGTCAAATGAAAAGAGCGGGTTTGTGGCCAAATCCGCTCTTTTCATTTTCAAGGAGTGGGTTTAAATCCCCATCAATCGCTTAATTTGCTCGATCCGTTGCAGGATTTCTTCGCGCTTCATTGCGCGGTATTTTTCGGGCAATAATTGCTTGCTGGTACACTCCATCACAGCAGCTAAATTCTGCAATTCCACTTCCATAGGATAGGTTGGCGGAATAAAATCATCAATGGTTTCTTGAAGGATTTCCTTGGTAATTTTGGCATTTTCGACTTTTTCGGCCCGAGAAACAGCCCTGAATTTAGCACGGGTAAAAATGGCCTCCATATCCGCACCAGAGAATGTTGCCTCGCCATTGAGGAACGTTTCTGGAACCTCTTCCATAGAGAGTTCCGTTTTGGTCTTTTTCATGGTCACGGTGAGCAGCTCTTCCCGATCTTCGCGCGTAGAAGGATAGAATAGCGCAAGGTGCTCCTCTGCACGCCCTTGCCGCTTTAAGTCAATGGGCATTAAGTCTGGTCTTGCCGTCAGGAGGAACCAAAGAATTTTGCCTCGGTTTTTGGAATTGCTCATAAAGCTGGCAATTTGCCCAAAAACGCGATTGGAGACGCCAGAGTCGCCTTGGTTGTTGCGGTCACCAAGCATGGCATCGGCCTCATCAATCATAACCGCAACGGGTGTCATTGCTTGGAGCAGGGTTAAAATCCGTTCCAAGTTGGCTTCGGTTTGCCCTTGCCACTGCGACCTGAAGTTCTTGAGTTTCACCATCGGTACGCCAATTTCTCCGGCAAAACATGTAATAATAAAGGTTTTCCCCGTCCCTACAGGCCCATTCACCAAATACCCCATCGGCATAACGTCTGGACGGCCACTTTTTAAGGCAACCGCCGCCTCACGAAGATGTTTTTTGACCTCGCGATGGCCGGCCACCATGTCCAAATTATAATCTGTTTCCACAAATTCGAGCATCCCAAAGGCTTCGGCCTCGATAAGTTCTTTTTTCCGGCTAATCAGAAAATCGAAGGTGAGTGGATGCTGGTTTTCGAGGACATCGGCCAATATTGTACGGAGTTGGATGTAATTAAGACCAGCCGTATTTTGTGCCAATGTTTCGGGAGAAACTTCCGATAGTTTTTTAAAATCCGCTGTTCTTTTTCCGATATACCATTTAATAAAGGTGAGCCGCTGGGCTTCATTGGGAATAGAGATTTTAATTTCTGCGGTATAAGGGCTTTGCACCAACTGTTGGTTAAGCGCCGTAAGGCTTTCGGCAACCAAACAAAGCGTAAAATCACGGTTTAGAAAAAGCGGATCATGTGCCCATCTTTGTAAAAAAACCAAGGCATTTCGGTCTTCCGTAGAGAGGTTCCCTGCCTCCGACATCGGAATAAGCGTCTCTGCATAATCCATAATAACCGCCACCCTTTTTCCATCGGCCAAACGCAAACGAAAATAATTTTCCAACACGGCAAAAACACGAACGGGGTCTTTAGGCACTTTCTGGGCATAATCCGTTCCGAATATGGTATCATATCCAGATAATGCACGATTGAAATCTTTTTGAGACTCCGCATTTCCGAATTGAATACCCGCAGAACGGTCATAAAACAGGATAATATCCCGTCCCGCAAAAAGGTCTTGAATTAAAAATTCGCGTAGTGAAATATAGGTTGGTGCATCATTATCATCCAGCGATGGAACCAAATTCCGCACATTACCATATAGTATAAATTGGTTTAGGGTTTTGGTGAAATATTTCCGGGCCAATTCCTTTGCCCATTCAGGGTAATAGGCGATGTATTGTTCCACAGCCGCATAACCGGTTGGATTCGCTTTTTTTGCCATGATTCCTTAAACGTTAATGGTTTGATCAGTCAATAAAACAGGATGTTTGGACGGGATGATCGGCAGACGGTTTCATTTTTCCCGATTTTTCAGGGCCTGTTGTATCCAATACTTGCAAACTACTACACGAACAAGCTATTATCAAATCTGATTGCCGCAAAATGCGCAACGCCATACCACAAAGTTGTAAACCCATTAAAGAATGTCTTCCTCCGATAAAATTGCCCAGCTCCGTGCGTTACCACAAGAATTAGAGCGCATCTTGACGAACCTCTCGGACGAACAGTTGGACACCCCATACCGAGAAGACGGCTGGACGGTTCGGCAGGTGGTACATCATCTTGCAGATTCGCACATGAATGCCTACATCCGCTGTAAACTTGCCTTGACGGAGGATAGTCCAACGATCAAACCCTATCTTCAGGATGCTTGGGCCGAACTCCCAGATGGCAAAACCGCGCCTTTGAAGCACTCGCTTGCCCTACTCTGTGCCCTTCACGAGCGTTGGGCGGACGTGTTCACGACCATTAAAGAAGCGGACTGGCAACGCACGATTCATCATCCAGAAAATGGTCTGATGACTCTGTGGATGATGTTGGATGCTTACGTGGCACATGGCGAGACACACGTCGGCCAAATTCGGGGCTTACGCCAACGAATGAATTGGATATAAACCGCTTAAAATTTATCTATCATGCAAAAAAATAACCTCGTAAACTGCTTGTTTGTGCTTTGGCTCTTTTTTTATGGGACGCCACCGCAAGCAACTGCCCAGCAAAACAAGTCCGGACAATTCGATTATTACCTTCTTGCCCTTTCTTGGTCGCCTTCTTATTGTGCAGAAAAGGGCCAGAACGATGTACAACAATGTGGTATGGGTAGGCAATTAGGCTTTGTATTGCATGGCCTTTGGCCACAAAACAAAAAAGGATGGCCTCAAAACTGTGGTAAAGAAATGCTAAAAGACCGCACGTTAGCGCTTTTCCCGGACTTGTTTCCGAGTACGAAATTGGCGCAGCACGAATGGAAAAAACACGGTACGTGTTCCGGCCTTTCACAGCAAGGCTATTTAAACCTTTCCAAAAAGCTTAAGGAGAGCGTTCGTATTCCGGCGACCTACCAACGGCCTACCCAGCCCTTCCGCTCATCGCTTGATGCCCTCAAACAGGCTTTTGTACGCGAGAATCCTGCAATACGCGCAGACGGACTCGCCCCAATTTGTTCGGGAAGCGGGCGTTTTTTTCAAGAATTGCGGGTATGTTTTAACAAAAACGGATTTCCCACCGCTTGTTCGGAGGAGGTGTTACGTACCTCAAAAAGGTCTTGTGGCCAACCGGATTTCTTAGTACGTAGTGTTCGTTAAGGCTTGCGAGGTAGTTTTGGGTTAGCTGCTGGTTACAAAATTCAGGTTATAAATTGCAAATTGTTGTTATTAAATGATTTGGTAGTGTAATTTTAGTGGGTGTTTTGCTTAATTTTGTTCAAAAAAAGACTGGTCATGGTAATTGAAAAAAAATGTTGTCATAAATGTGGTTCGGAACATATCGTAAAAAATGGTTCGAATAGTTCTGGAAACCCGAAGTACAAGTGCAAAGCGTGTGGTTTTGGGGGTGTTTTTCAAAGTGTGCGTAAAAGTGAGGCGTTCAAAGAAATGGTTGTGCAGGCGGCCCAAGAACGCACTTCTTCCCGTGGTTTGGGCAGAGTGTTCGGCATCAGCCACCAAACAGCCCTCCGTTGGATAAAAAAAAAGCACAATCCCTCCAGGGAATCGTAAGCACGTTGGTTCCAGCCGAAAAAAATGATGTACTCGAATTGGACGAGTTGTGGTCATTTGTGTGTAAAAAAGTACAAAAACGATGACCCACTCTTTGCGAAACCCAAGTATTTAGTAAATAAACGTGTTTTCCGTTGGGTTTATAAATAGCCCAATCCACACATTCAGAAAAACAAAAAGCCGCACTTCCATGGGAGTACGGCCTGCTTTTGTGGTAGATCAATCTAAGAATTCATCACCGTTAGAAATTCCTCATTGTTCCGGGTTCCACGGATTTTATCCAAAAGGAACGTCATCGCGGCAATTGGCTCCATATCCGCCATTAGTTTACGGAGGATCCAGACGCGATTGAGCACATTTTCAGGAATCAGGTGTTCTTCTCGGCGTGTTCCAGATTTAATAATGTCAATGGCAGGGTAAATCCGGCGGTCAGAAAGGTCTCTGTTAAGTACCAATTCCATATTACCAGTTCCCTTAAATTCCTCAAAAATAACCTCATCCATCCGGCTGCCTGTATCAACAAGTGCCGTACCTACAATGGTCAGCGATCCACCTTCCTCCACATTCCGTGCTGCTCCAAAGAAGCGTTTTGGGCCACGGAGTGCGCCTGCTTCGATACCACCAGAAAGGGTTTTGCCAGATGCCGGTGCAACGGTATTGTGTGCCCGTGCAAGGCGCGTGATAGAGTCGAGAAGGATGACAACATCTTGTCCGGCTTCGATGAGGCGTTTGGCTTTTTCCAAAACAATGTTACTTACTTCCACATGACGTTCAGGGTCTTCGTCGAAGGTAGAAGCAATGACCTCGCCCTCGATATGGCGACGCATATCCGTCACTTCCTCTGGCCGTTCGTCCACCAAGAGTACGATCAAGTGGCACTCTGGATGATTGGTAGTAATTGCATTGGCAATTTGTTGCAAGAGGATGGTTTTCCCGCTTTTGGGTGGAGAAACAATGAGGCCGCGTTGCCCTTTTCCAATAGGGGCGAAGAGGTCAATAATCCGCGTGCTATAATCGGAAGCACGGGACTCTAACTTTAGGCGCTCCTCTGGATAAAGTGGGGTGAGATAATCGAAAGTGGGGCGTTCTTGTAAAAGTGCTGGATCACGCCCGTTGATGGTGTTTACTCGGATCAGGGCAAAAAAACGTTCGCCTTCTTTAGGTGGGCGGATGTCGCCATCTACGGTATCACCCAATCGCAGGCTAAACCGTTTGATTTGGGAAGGGGAGACGTATATATCGTCTGGGCTTGGGAGGTAGTTGTATTCTGCCGAACGTAGGAAGCCATAACCATCGGGCAAAATCTCTAAGACCCCCACTTTGCGGATCATACCTTCTAATTCAACATTGTTGGGATCGAAGACCCGCATGTAGTCTGGTAGGGCTTCTTTTGCTGCCCGAATGCGTTCGTCGCGTCGGACGCGGTCTTCACGGCTATAGCGCCCCGGACGTTCAGGACGTTGTTCCCGCTTTTGTGGCCCACGGTCTCCTCTATCGTCCTTTTTTTGGGGTGCTGGACGGTCGTCGCGGCGCATCATTGGCGAGCGTTCTTCGCGTTTGTTGCTCCATTCTTCGCGTTTGTTGGTTCCCCAATCATCGCGCTTGTTTGCGCCCCAATCATCGCGCTTGTTTGCGCCCCAATCATCGCGCTTGTTACTCCAATCGTCCCGTTTATTTGCGCCCCAATCTTCGCGCTTTTTAAATTCGGGTTGTGGTGTTCGCGGTTTGTAGCGGTCATCTGGCCGTTGGCGTTGTTCCTCACGCGGTTCTTTAGGTTTCTCTTCGCGTGGGCGAAAGACCCCCTCGGAACGAAAGTCTTCGCGTTCTTCCACAGGGCTACCACTGGGGCTTGGTTGTGAAAAAAGTTCGGGAGTGATGGGTGGTTCCACTTCGGGTGGTGGAGGTTGGTAGGAAAGTGGGTCAATTTTTACGGCTGTTTTGCGCGGACGTTTTCCGGCGCGGTCTCCAGCCGCCTCGCGTTCTGGCTCTTCGGCAGCAGCAAGGGCAAAAGATTCCAGAATCTGATAAATCAGCTCCTGTTTGGTCATCCGATAGGTACTGGCAATGCCGAGGCTTCGGGCAATCTCTTGGAGTTCAGTAACCTTTTTTTCCTGAAGGGTTGCAATGTTCATGGATGAAGCGGATCCGGCTTAACCGGATGTCTTTAGGTGGGTTTTATGGAGAAGTAGATGTTAAATTCAATCAACAGAAAAAGCGCCCAACGAATATCCGATACGAATAAAACAGACAATTGTCTGAGATATACGGAAAAATGAGGGAGTGTGCTGTATAGACTCGGCTATGAGGTTTAATGGATAGTAAGTTAGGGTTTTTCTCTGAAAAAAC
Proteins encoded in this region:
- a CDS encoding vitamin K epoxide reductase family protein gives rise to the protein MPSVQRLQPPIYYWAERVFWMLMLLILLNTGWLTWRFTVLETGQAIPGTGFCSISEKVDCDAVLQSAEAQYFGLPNAYLGFGFFVWVTVWFALFPRLDLVYRRWAYNVLALGFLMAVPFTLFFLHLLVKMPVLCPICPINHFLTWFAFDRLLRIRRFTSIPEFSPPLKPFIVQLSLSFIPTLALWYGWWMLGA
- a CDS encoding AAA family ATPase, with amino-acid sequence MAKKANPTGYAAVEQYIAYYPEWAKELARKYFTKTLNQFILYGNVRNLVPSLDDNDAPTYISLREFLIQDLFAGRDIILFYDRSAGIQFGNAESQKDFNRALSGYDTIFGTDYAQKVPKDPVRVFAVLENYFRLRLADGKRVAVIMDYAETLIPMSEAGNLSTEDRNALVFLQRWAHDPLFLNRDFTLCLVAESLTALNQQLVQSPYTAEIKISIPNEAQRLTFIKWYIGKRTADFKKLSEVSPETLAQNTAGLNYIQLRTILADVLENQHPLTFDFLISRKKELIEAEAFGMLEFVETDYNLDMVAGHREVKKHLREAAVALKSGRPDVMPMGYLVNGPVGTGKTFIITCFAGEIGVPMVKLKNFRSQWQGQTEANLERILTLLQAMTPVAVMIDEADAMLGDRNNQGDSGVSNRVFGQIASFMSNSKNRGKILWFLLTARPDLMPIDLKRQGRAEEHLALFYPSTREDREELLTVTMKKTKTELSMEEVPETFLNGEATFSGADMEAIFTRAKFRAVSRAEKVENAKITKEILQETIDDFIPPTYPMEVELQNLAAVMECTSKQLLPEKYRAMKREEILQRIEQIKRLMGI
- a CDS encoding putative metal-dependent hydrolase, which translates into the protein MSSSDKIAQLRALPQELERILTNLSDEQLDTPYREDGWTVRQVVHHLADSHMNAYIRCKLALTEDSPTIKPYLQDAWAELPDGKTAPLKHSLALLCALHERWADVFTTIKEADWQRTIHHPENGLMTLWMMLDAYVAHGETHVGQIRGLRQRMNWI
- a CDS encoding ribonuclease; translated protein: MQKNNLVNCLFVLWLFFYGTPPQATAQQNKSGQFDYYLLALSWSPSYCAEKGQNDVQQCGMGRQLGFVLHGLWPQNKKGWPQNCGKEMLKDRTLALFPDLFPSTKLAQHEWKKHGTCSGLSQQGYLNLSKKLKESVRIPATYQRPTQPFRSSLDALKQAFVRENPAIRADGLAPICSGSGRFFQELRVCFNKNGFPTACSEEVLRTSKRSCGQPDFLVRSVR
- a CDS encoding IS1 family transposase, coding for MVIEKKCCHKCGSEHIVKNGSNSSGNPKYKCKACGFGGVFQSVRKSEAFKEMVVQAAQERTSSRGLGRVFGISHQTALRWIKKKHNPSRES
- the rho gene encoding transcription termination factor Rho encodes the protein MNIATLQEKKVTELQEIARSLGIASTYRMTKQELIYQILESFALAAAEEPEREAAGDRAGKRPRKTAVKIDPLSYQPPPPEVEPPITPELFSQPSPSGSPVEEREDFRSEGVFRPREEKPKEPREEQRQRPDDRYKPRTPQPEFKKREDWGANKRDDWSNKRDDWGANKRDDWGANKRDDWGTNKREEWSNKREERSPMMRRDDRPAPQKKDDRGDRGPQKREQRPERPGRYSREDRVRRDERIRAAKEALPDYMRVFDPNNVELEGMIRKVGVLEILPDGYGFLRSAEYNYLPSPDDIYVSPSQIKRFSLRLGDTVDGDIRPPKEGERFFALIRVNTINGRDPALLQERPTFDYLTPLYPEERLKLESRASDYSTRIIDLFAPIGKGQRGLIVSPPKSGKTILLQQIANAITTNHPECHLIVLLVDERPEEVTDMRRHIEGEVIASTFDEDPERHVEVSNIVLEKAKRLIEAGQDVVILLDSITRLARAHNTVAPASGKTLSGGIEAGALRGPKRFFGAARNVEEGGSLTIVGTALVDTGSRMDEVIFEEFKGTGNMELVLNRDLSDRRIYPAIDIIKSGTRREEHLIPENVLNRVWILRKLMADMEPIAAMTFLLDKIRGTRNNEEFLTVMNS